ggtggaaaccagctaaaccaaaaACATCGATGTCATTGCAGCCTTCAGGGTATACTGGTAGTCTCTTGGCAGAAAGCAGGAGCTGGCTGCCCCCTACTGGCCTGCTGGAGAACACAAACTGACAAAGTGGATTATGCATTGTAGGATCCTTTCCATACTACACTTGTGCTTAAAACACACGCAAATGAAGGCACTAGCCAACTGCTTTGAGACGCTTCTTCAAAaactttcaaaaaaaaaaaaaataaaaaagttccTCATATGCTGAAGTAACAAACGGTGCCCTAAAATAGGACAGCAAGCTGCAAATTTCCCTATGGTCTGTGCTGGCTGGCATTTATAGGGCACAGGTTTGTGTTCTTTTGATGATGACGACAAGTATGGTGTCTTGCAAGACCGGACACAATAGCTTTGATCAGTAGGGAAAAAAAGGCATGATTACCACCGCTGATTACACGAGATGTGTGTCACTGCATCTTTATTTCCACGTTTTGCATCACTAGCCCATGGTTATGTATTCTGCTTGTCCAGCAGTTATCAGACTTGGCTGTGCATTGGGAGTGTTCGAGGTCCATGCTCTCTTCATCTTCCCAGCTGGAGCTCTGGCTCTACTCTTGAGGAGAGGAGTCCAGTGTAGTTCTGTGTGCAGAGGAGCCAGCTGGCAGGAAGAGGACGGGATTGCGGCTGTGGATTTGCTGATTTacgaagcagcagcagcacacaatGTAGGCAGTGGAACCAGGATGAAACCCAAAGTCCTTGGTCCTGGCGGAGTCCTGACATGCTCGAGCCGTTTAGTTTTACTGAGAGGTGCGACAGCCTAAGAGCTTGGCCCAAAACAAGCATGCAAGCAACTTTGGagggaaataaaataaatacatccaAGACTTAAAAACCAAAAAGAATTATTACAgcattacttaaaaaaaaaaaaaacacttttctgtcttcttttcttgtgttatacatatattttatatatataaatatatatatatatatatatatttatatgtacttGTATATTTTGCCATCACTCTCTCTTTGCTGGGCTGCTGGAAAGGGCAGGACTAGACAGTCTGTTCGGGCTGAACTAATGACATGCTGCAGGGACAAGAAAGGCTGAGAGAGGGCTTGTCTTGTCCATCTTTCCCGATAGTGTTGTGCAGAGGGGCGCAAATGCCTTCCTCTTTCACTTTATCACAGTCTCTCTTTTCATAATCTCGTTCTCTCTGTCTGGCAGAGGCGCCGAGAGGTTAGCAGGACAGGCTGGAGGCGGAGTGGAGCACAGCATAGGCTGGTGAAGTGCCCTCAGTTTGACTGGAGACAGGGAATGTCCACAGCGCTACTTCTTATCTGGTTGGAGTAAGAGAAGAATGCAGGGAACAGAGAAatcacaagaaatcacatgagaAATCACAAAAAGTGTTTGTGCTTATGTTTTTATAATGCTGTTATGCAGACTGTACAGTTCACGTGAGTATTAAAGCACATTAAACTATTACATTTGACTATTCTGGCATGTTCACATGTGCTTGCTCATGCTAAAAATGACATGACTTCACCTTTACTCTCCCCAGTGTCTCCGGACAACCCTGTTTGCCTTTGCCTTAACAGGCTGTAATACCGGCTCTCCACCTCCTGAAACAGAGTTAATAACCTTGTCAACACTCAATTTTCTTTCAGCTTATGCAgagtttcctgtgtgtgtgtgtgtgtgtgtgtgtgtgtgtgtgtgtgtgtgtgtgtgtgtgtgtgtgtgtgtgtgtgtgtgtgtgtgtgtgtgtacagacagACCTTGAGGTGGTTGAGGTTGGCCTGCAGGGCACGCAGGTGTGTTAGGACCTGTCGACTGAGACGACATGTGCTCTCCACAGAGGCAGAGGAGAACCTGAGGCTGATTCCCGAGTCAGCAGCACAGCTTTGGGACAAACCTAGCTCCATTCCCCCAACATGTACATCATCATCAGTACTGCTCTCCCTGGATCCACCGTAGCCCTCCAGCACCAGATAACCAGCTgtttcacagacacacagacataaGCATGTGGACAGACACTGCACAACTGAAACAACTGGCAATTGCAGTTGTGGCTCATCAACCAAcaattttttaaaggttttaaaatgtctttatttttgcactggagctatgagccTTACATAGCTAACATGGTACATGTTTTTACTTCATCAAATAACCGTATTGAGTTATAAGGTCATCTCACATGGACAGTATGCAACACTTTTATATTACTTCATAATTAAGATAAAAAATAagtgctaatattaaaaatccttttctattttttttaacaatgggtattcttaaaaaaatgtgttcttAAATATTGTCTTAACCTTAAAATCTCCCACACTGGTCTTAGAGTTCAGGATATAAACATCTAATATCTTTAAAACATCTAAAAGTTTAAATAGCTGAATTATTGTCTAATTTCACCGTTTCCTCTATTTTTAAATGCTTAGTTTGATTctgtttttctccattttgcTCAGCTTTAGATGCAGCATAAAAGGCATCGTTGCCACTGGTGTACATAAGAAAACAATGAGGACTCTTATGAACTTCTAAGAGTTCGGGATATTTGGAATCTTTTTTTGAAAACTCTCCCGAGTCCAGCTCCGAACCGCCAAAGCAGGTTCTTTAGACTACTGGAAGTTTCAGTAGCAGGCGCTTACCACAGTCTTCGGAACCCTCATAGAAGCCTGTGTCGCCTAAAGCAGCATCCTGCGCCCTGCAGGCTGAACGGCCAGAGCTGTGCTCCACTGGCGTGCGCAGAGACGTTGTCCTGAGAAGACGTCCACCAGGTGGCCTCCCCAGCCTCTCTCCGTCGTCGTGTGCCATCAGCTGGGTCAACAGCACCTGCTTCAGTGCAGCCACTGACAGGGCAGATcagaacacacaaacatgaaGGATTCTTACATCTTCAAAACAAGTCCCTACAAGGCACTTTGCTATTCTCATACTTCCCTGAAGCACTCCACATCTCTGGTGCTTTGTTCTAGATCCCTCTGGAGCTGTGCTTGCATTGTCTCAACAGCATTTTGTTGTGCACATGGTGTAGtattttgcattatttataaaaatgtgtgtgtgggcgggcatgcacacagattttatttatttattttaatgctaCTCACAGGTTTTCAGGGCCTCCTCAGCTCTACAGGAAGAGGATAGAGAGTATGCATCTCGTCCATCCAGCAGCTCAGGATCCAGATAAGAGCTTTCATCACGGCCCCCGTCCTGACCCTGCTCTTCTTCCTCGGGGTTGGAGGCGGGGCCGCAGCTGTGGAGGCTAGCAGACGTCCTGCCACGGCCTTTATCTGAAAACACAGAGCACAGGGCCAGAGGCTTAGAGATGGGCTGAGAGGAGCCAGGGTCAGTACCATCAgcatatatacaaaaaaaaggtTGCCGTTACCGGAGCCGCCAGCAGAAACCCGCTCTGGCCCTTTACTGGGTTTCCCAGCTTCCATGCTTTCTCTTTCCCcactttaaacaaaaaaaaaggttagtTGTCCGAGTTATTCAATATGACAGGTTTGCAGTGAGCAAGGTAGAAGGTAAGTGAGAGGTAAATATAcctggactgaggcagggggaTGATGCCGCGGGGTTTGGCCTTCATAACTTCTGCTCGCTGAGTGATCTGCCTCTGCCacctgagggagagagaagaaggtaTACTAACAAGAGCAGAGATAGTTATGCAGCTTGATTTTGTAGCATAATGGTGTAACAGCACTGTTTAAACCGGTGGTCAGCTGATAGGATGCCTGCAAGCTTCCTTCAGGTTTGTTCAACGGCAGCTGTGAAACCAGCCGTGACTTTCAATGTGGCTTAGGAGCTTCTCACCACCTTCCTCAATCTGAGGAATCTCTTTTCAGCTAAGAAACTGTGTGATGTTTCTGTCTAGTGCTGATTTGTTTGTTCAAGTGTATCTATTGAGGCAAACTGTCCtcaggtttaaaaaaaatgctgtatATCAAAATTATTGTCCATGTTATAATTGCATTATACATTATGACAGGTAGAGACAGCATGAGTGCGATACAGCACAAAAGTGAAAGACAGTATGAAAAAGACAGAACAAGAGAGGCAAGAGAGACTAAACAAGAGGAACAAaacgagtgagagagacaaagaatgAGAGTGCAGAAGAGAACAAGAGCGAGACACAGAACGAGGGACAGAACGAGAGCGACAAAGACTGAACACAAGAGACAAAACGAGAGCCCAAGAGAGAATTAGAGTGAGAACAAGAGAGTGACAGAAATAGAATACGAGTGCAagaaagagcaaaagagaaCGCAAGAACGAAAGCAAgatacagaatgagagagaatgcAAGAGCGAAAgaatgagacaaaatgagatAAAACGAGTGTAAGAGCCAGAACAAGAGAGCCAGCAGAGAGAAGCAAGCAAGCAATGAGGGGGACAAGCACTGAATTGAGgaaccagcagtggcagcactTACGTTCTCTGTTCAGACACTGTCTGGGCCATCAGCTCATAGATCTGGGCTCCGTTGTCCGACATGGAGAGCACAAAGAAGGACCTGTTGTCTGTTTGTGGAAAGACAGCATGTTAACTGGTGTCTGCCATTTCTCACTTGATGTATTAAATGTGTGTGGGGTGGAGGTGTTTGCTCACCTGTAGCTACAGAGCGCACCAGCACGGTGCTGAGCTTAATAACAGGGCTGAAGATGTGCTGGGTGTCAACAGTGCCTGCCCGGTTCTTACTGTGGCATTTTAGAATCAGTCTCTCATCCTGCTTCTGCAACAGCACCAATATGTCCTCCAGGAGCAAAGTGTAtaactctatacacacacacacacacacacacacacacacacacacacacacacacacacacacacacacacacacacacacacacacgtcccaGATCATCGCAGAGCCCTTACTGTACATCAGAAAGAATAGTTTGTACACTAAGCATTCATTAGTGTCCTACCAACAGTCTTGTCTTTGTTCAACTTCCAGTTTAATGGACCTTCATGGATCAACTTCCTCTTGGTCAGATCCAGATTCTGAAAAGCAAAAGAGATCAGATTCAATTAGGGTACATTAGGTGatgtgaacaattctgaaagGAAGCATGTACACGACATAACATAGTATGAAATTAAGCTGCagcatattatatacatttcagCTATCATCTTAGCTTGAGGAGTAACATTACTGACCTTAAACTCTGAGATGAGTGGATTCTCACTCTGCTTCAGGGAGGAGAGGTCCAGGCGACGCTGGTAGTCTTCCAGCCGCTGAATTATAtataacacacaaacaaaagatTTTACCGGAGACAACAAGCACATTCATTGCAATGGAAATGTGTCACTACATCACCTAAAAAATAAACACCCcctctaaagaatgcattccgctacttAAATTTACAGAtgcgcaaatgcacacacgcacagcttgtcaaggccctgtagagaagtattgtcaatagaacagatgtatacacacacagacacatacagacacatacagacacatacagacacatacagacacacacctgcacaaagGAATGTTCTGGACTGGCTTAGCAGAGGAGAATGATGTCTGCTATGGCTAGAAACGGCATTAGAGTCACAATTGAGGGTTAACATGAGGTTACGAAGTGCCTTTAGGTTTTTGGTGGATAAGGGGAGACTGGCAGCTCAATCAGGCCAAAGTACTCACCTGCTTATTTTCAGACTCCTTCACTGCCTGGTTAACGTGGTTAAGAATCTTCCGACAGCAATCAGCCGCTCTCCTcaccttgtctttctcctcagCGTCATCTGCAGGCAATCGGGTGGGCAACCGGTcagcacgtacacacacacacacacacacacacacacacacacacacacacacacacacacacacacacacacacacacacacacacacactaaatatgGTATCCAAGAAAAAACAGGCCAGCCAAACTGCTCATATTTCCCTAGTGCATGAACAGACTGCTACAACAGAGTCCATTCCTGGGCTAAGACAAATAAGAGGGCATTAGTGCCTCTTAATTGCAGGTTATTTTTATACTCATTGTAGTTCTTTCAGAATGTCAAGTGGGCCAACATTTAAGTGACAGAATTTAAATGCTCTGTAACGCTCTTCCCAATTGTGTATTAGGCCCTTTCAAAAAAATTCTGAATTGCTAATCCCCGTTTAAGCAGAGTCCCACTGTATTTAGTTAGCAGTTGGCTAACAGCCAGTGCTGGTCCCATGAAAATGCCTTCAGTATTGAGAGCTGGGGTGGAAGTGGCTGAGCCTGTGTGGGCGCCCGTTCGGGCCGAAACGGGACGGGAGCGTCCTCTGGCAGCCCTTGCTGAGTCTGCCACAGCGGGGAACGTGGGCAAGAACAGCACAGCAGCAGGCCAGAGGAAGGACAGAGCCATCGGTGACGCTGATCTCACCACGTCACACCATCGGCAGACCACTCAGACGTGCACAGGACATTAGACTGATCCTGTAGTTGTAGATGCTCTACAGCAACAGCAAGCACTTGGTGGAATCACTAACAACGTGTGAGGGTGTACTACCACCATCAGTGCACATCTGAGTTAGAACAAGTGTGAGAGTAGGGGTGTTAGCAGGCTCACACTGAAAAATGAAATCAGCCCTGGACTTTTGTCTAGACCAGTCCACTACTATATGCCACATAGGTGGTGGTAGGTGTAGTGTTGTGAACAGGGACTGCCacggattttgggccccatgaaaagatattacactgggtccCAGAAGTCTAACAATTACGTCAAAATACTTCATTAATATACAATAGCTTAGTCGTTAGACACATGTCaataaatgtgcagaaaatgtcGGTCACACAAATGACTGACTCACTGTGTAAATCGCACACAGGTTTGCACATCCGTATGTCTTGTTCTAGTATCTGGTAACACATTAACAGTATTTCAGTGAAGTAGCAGTCTTAAAGCTCTGAAAACACTTGGGTAAATATCTTGATGTGACAATGCAGTACTTACAGTGAGTAGATTTACTGTTGACATTTTGCATCAAGTAGACTTAACAGGTCACTTTCATAATGttaaacctaacccagccttacccaaacCCAACATTAACCCtggccctgatcctaatcctaaactcaaCCCAGAACCTAACCCTAATTATAATCCTGGCCATAATCCTGGCCCTAACACTCAACCCAAACCTTATCCTAACACTAACCACAACCCCGATCCCTTGCTCTCAACCTAATCCAGTgaagctccagttccagactggcaTCACCAGCTTGTTAAGGATgttgagatggtctgtattagacctgTCAGGTGATCAGGGATTTCTCAGGCaaacatctacagatctgaacttgaAAACTcctactgaattcagctgtgCATTTACTTTATTTGAAGTCTTCAGTAAATTTCTCTTGATGAATGTTCTGTTGCTGCTACCTCACAAATATGTTGTTGATGTTACTGAGAGTcttagaaatgtttatttcagcTACCTAAAAATGGAATATTGCAAATAAAAATGTCACCTAgtatcttattttttttataatttttttatgtataaacacaaaaacacacacacacacacacacacacacactccctaacATGTCTTGGTTGCCAAATAAGTGCTTTAAATAACTATGAAATGAACATCAATATAAGCGCGTAACCTTGTGTATGTCTATGCAATAGATAATCAGATGAGAATAGTAGTAAGAATGCATGTGTATGTGAGACAGCTACAAGTACCAGTGTACTTGGCGATGTTCTCCAGTAGTAGTGGGTACTTGGTGAGCCTCTGCATCTCGGCTGGAATGATGTCCTTCAGCTGCAGCCTCCGACACAACCGATTACTCTCCGCCTCCTGCGGACAGAACACACACAATGGCCCAAATGGGCCACTCAGGACAGTGCATGCTAATGGATGACAGAACCCCACGTTGAGCCACGTCACACCTCCTGCTCTGCAGAGCGCCTCTGGCATCTCATATCAAAACTTGAACATGCTTTTTGTCCTTCACTCAAGGAGGACTTCTGAAAATACGTCTCAGCGATGTCTTTGCATTTGGGTAGTTGGCAAACGATCAAAGCAGCACCAGAGGTTATATTCTCAAAGACTTTAGGAAAATAAGGGTCCCCTGTTTCGGTGGCTAAATGTCCTGGTTAGTAAGGCGCCTCTGAGTGCTTACATTGGTAAAATGCTTAGAACTATGAAACAGTCACTTGAGATGTCATTGTGTCCTGCACAGATTAACGCTGTGCTTTTctctataaaaataaattgtgATTTTTGGAAAGCAACTCATTCTGGATGTAGAACACGACAGATGGTATAGTGCTCGGTCTACTGGCCAGCATCAGATTCATGGAGTCAAAACTAATAAACTGAAAGAGAAGAATGCATCTTCTGCACCCCGCAGAGAAGAATGGAATTTGTTCTATATCCACCAAATAAAGAACATTAGAAACAGCTGAAGAGAGTACAGAAGAAATGTTTCCTATACTCAGTCATGGTCAAAACAGTGTAGGTGGTTTCAGTTTGACATATAAAAGAGCTCCATGCTGTCCATATGTACCCTTAGCTTCAACATCGTAACGCGACCGGATTCTTCCACTCCACTGGCTTGTTTATTACAGCATACCAAGCTGGAACTGGAATCAGATTTAGGGTCGGACAGACTTCTCCTCACCTGCATGAAGGTGGTGAAACGCTGGTCCTTCTTTTGCCGGCTCTTAATTAGCTCCAGAGCGAAGGGCTGGTTGCTGCAGAAGGTGCCCACAGCTCGCTtcatcttctcctcctctcctccgctGAACTAGAATGGTATAATGTGGaataaaaaaagactaaatAAGTTCCACACCATCCTGTGACTTATTAGGTGCGTTTTGAACGTCCAAGTTGCGAAACTGCAGAGATCTAATGAAATAATGTCAGATCTGTACAGTGGAATGTGTACAAGCTAGCAATCTTGATCCTAAATGTGTCCAACACATGCctaaaacatagataaataataACTGCATGTATTCATGTCATTTCTCAATGAAATATATCCAAAAACTGTTTCTTAGAATAATTCATACACCCATCCAGTTGACAGAGCTCATGCAACCCAGTTCACCCTGCTCCCCTCTCCTCCAGAATATGGAGAGCTGGGACAGTTACCACTCACTCATGTACTGCATCAAAAACTGCCAAACACTCGTCAAAATGCCACTTACCCAAGACAGCAAATCATCTCCAATTTGGTCAACGACTGACGACTCGTTCTTCTTGCGTATCGCTGCCATCTGCTCTGATATTGTCACTGCAATTTAGTACAACAGATTCAATGGAATGATTAGTCTCAATGGGTATAGACTACAGCCATGTGGGTAGGAGTGCAACAAGCATGCATACCGTGGAGCTGGATGATCTCCTCCAGGTTGGTGAAGATGTTTTTGATGTCAGCAGGGGGCAGTATATTGTCTCGGGACAGTTTCTGGTAGAAGACGTTATCCAGGACTTTCAGCATGCGTACATGCGCACGCTCGGTGTAGAACAGCTCTGCAGAGATCGATTTATAATATAAGCAAACACATTTCTTCCCATTCTGAAAGTCTAGTACTTTTACAAAACTTATATGCCAAAGAAACTTAACTTTAATTTGGAGTGTTCTGCCAGTATACAGTAATGTACCAAATAATACCAAATAAGAAAAACACACCCAACATCTTGAACCCTAAGTGCAGATTTTTATTAATcttaaaacattagaataaaaattgaatattaataataataaaataaataattatattatataataataactttttaTTTAGCAAATGCAAATGCTAAAGTAATAAAACAATGCTTGCCCACCCTCTGCTACAGTACCAGGCTCTATTCTTTAGTAtagactttccactagattaGATTCTGGAACACTGCTATTGCACAGGCCAATGCCTGGGGGATCGTCATACCGATTTAGCCAATGCTTTGCACGGATCAGGTTGACCTAAGCtttatattgttgctgttcaGCAAAAATCTTGtaactaactttttttttgctgttgacTTTTTGAcctcatttacacctggtcacttcaggtATCAGTATCTGGATCCCATCACAATAAGATTTtcgccacatgcatttacacttggaaGTCAAATGTGTCTCTAGTTAGTCACGACTAAAATCTGGCTGCTGTGGGAGACCGAATATGCAAATTCCCTTGTTTCGCAGCAATTACTGTTGGTGTTggagttgtactgggaggggtttcgttCTTCCAGTGCGTCTGCACTATTAACATGCGGATGAAATGCGTCTCAGATCACCTCTTGAAGTGATTTGAGGAATTTGaaatctggtttaaatgagtcttgggtgtgtttacacctgcaTTTTTAAGTGTCTCTGCCTTATCAAGATATGCTAATACTCAAGATAAATGAAGTGACCAGAAGTAAACAAGGTACTTAAATGTGAccattctttacattgtgccaaAATTTCAAGGAgaacagaccaacagaaatggaatattaaaagttaagaaggtttttgcatgacagttaCAATATGCAGCTCCTTCATAGCACCCCAGCCCTTTTCTGTGGTGATTGTACAAGCGGTGTGTGCATTTAACAACCCgcgtcagcagcaatgggtacGACTTAACGCAGCCGAATTCACTAACAATCAGAGAGACCAGTAGGAGAATTTAATATATGCATTAGCTTCATGCAAAATGCCAACTAATCACTTCCGATTCACTGAGAGGgtaaattatttaaaacaatGAAGTAAAACTAATTAGTCATGATGAAGCCTGAATAAAAAGTAACTTTCAGAACGTTTTCAGTgtcttttcagtgttttctgcACAAATTGTCATGTCTTAATTTTCTGTTGTGAGAAGCTACCGTTAATGACTTCCTGTCTCTTGATCTCGTGAGGAGTCAGTCCAGCCAGAACCTCACGCCCCACCAGCTGCTGCCAGTTCGGAGGATCCACATCAGAGTACACGCCACCACCGCCATCGTCCTCACTCAGCACCTCCTCCAGCCTGAGAGAGAAGAGCGAAGAAAGAAAGCAGAAGGAGATGGGACATTAGAGAAGATAAAAGAGGGACGCAGCATGAGAGAAGATGATGAATCACAGACCATGAACTAATGATTTGTTTATTGAGTATTGGACAGGCTCGGTGTTGGCGGGTGGAAGATGAAACACTGAAATAGAGAAGAAAAGAGCAGGCAACAGCCAGTACCTCCTGCTCAGCTTAGGCGTGCCCACATCCAGGAGtctagaaaaaaaacagtacagatCTATTCATTCCTCTCACACAGTCAGTTTCAAATTCCAAATTCTCCCTcttacacgcacacacgcacacacacacacacacacacacgcacacacacacacacacacacacacacacacacacacacacacacacaggtttctgcagTTTAAACAAACAACGAAGAATCAATTTTAGTGCAGCACAGGCTGGTGCAAATTCATAGTGGCATTAAATTAACATCAGACATGAGTGAGCAAAGACTTGACTGCTGAGCTGGAGCAGAGCAAGGATCCTGGTGATGTACctgtctccatctctctcctcttccaGTTGTTCCAGGGTGTAGGGTTGGTAATCACAGGGAGGGTAAGAGCCATCTAGTCCCTCTCCAGTCGGCACACCTTCACTGTGTCGTGGGACCACGGAGGATGGGCTTCCACctggagaaaacacacacacacgcacgcgcacacacacacaaaactgctTAGGACACTCATTCAAAGAGTGACCAGCTGCTTACACACTTGGATGTAGAACAGTAGCTCCCAACCTTGGTCCTGGAGTATCTCTGCTCTGCTCAAACACATGCAATCCATCTAATCAGCTTATTAACAAAAccttcctgagttgaagtgGACATGTTACAGAATAGAAAACACAATAGTTTGCaataaacgagcaggtgtccacatagtGCACCACGCATTTTAAGCTCATGATGTTATAAAGCTGTGGTTCTCAATCTTCTTATTTTGAGAATGGCTTTTCCATAAAATCCCCCTGGCCAAAGAGGTCTCTTTCCAGGCCAGTTAAACAAGTGTCTGCATGAATGAAAGAAGCGTGAGAAGATACGGTCTTCAGTAAGTGCAGATTGCTGCAGTGTGAAATATTATCCATACGGCTTGTTTCACTACCTTACAtgtgtagaaatgctacatGATTTTTAGCTCACTACGCTACTGCACGTCTGTAGCTGGCTTGTCAGAAAAAGTCTTGCAATATTTGGATGCCTGCAAATATTCCTATTTACCTAAACACTTAAAGAACTGGCCTGAATGAGCCACTGCAGTGGTAGTCTCAAAAATTTAAGCCCTAGCAGAGAGTGAAACAATTCCAAAACATGTCATCAAATTGTTAGATTCATGCTTTACCTATTTTAGCCTGCTAGCACCAGTCTGAAGACTGATACATGGACCTGATCTTAACAGATCTTATGAGAGTAAGTAAACAAAACGATGCCGAGCAGTGGGTCTGCTTGAACATCAGTGCCTACAATCTATAGGTAAAGGTGATGAACTGGGATGATTATGGTGATTTGCATTAAGAGGTACAGTACTTACCATAGTCTGGGTCTCTTAAAGCAGTGTCTGAGGATGGGCTGTAGAGGGTGCTGCACGGAGATGCAGCATTGAAAGCAGGGTTCTGGGTGAGGTCTGATCCCTCACTTGACTGGCTGCCCCGCAAGCGCACGCCATCTACTGGCTCGCACGTACCAATCACCGGCTGGGACAGCTGCTTCTGCGGCCTCTGCTTGTTACCATCTACAGAGCGACCagcttctcacacacacacacacacacacacacacacacacacacacacacacacacactaattattgtaaataattttTACCTTTTGTAAAACATATTTTACTGCCCGTTTAATACAGTCCATATATAGAAACTAAGCTTTAAAGGCTGGGTAAGAGGGTACCTGATTTTATTTaagtgaaaatgttttttttatgattgtATGGGCGattttttatgtcattttttatTGTAAGGTAAACAGGCAAACTGTCCCGTGGTGTGACCGTAATAAGTGAACTGTCATTTGACATTTCTAAAATTAATTAGTAACACCTGGAACTGTTTATAAATACCATTGGCatcatatacatttatttaaccaATATAT
The sequence above is drawn from the Salminus brasiliensis chromosome 11, fSalBra1.hap2, whole genome shotgun sequence genome and encodes:
- the arhgef12a gene encoding rho guanine nucleotide exchange factor 12 isoform X3, which gives rise to MSDTQPPVPERFSKKANRTSSILSKDHPPDKRPKSDKPAVHDSTFDTTGLVQRCVIIQKDENGFGLTVSGDNPVFVQLVKEDGAAMRAGVQTGDRIIKVNGTLVTHSNHVEVVKLIKSGSYVALTVLGRPPGLPQIPLSEVNLNLGPLEDHGASSVTSPHSPRHSTGSREYNASKRASSPLATWEENHIAHNLKIDTLQRMLIKERLELQEMKEEYSRNPTPKLLRDIQEAKKHIPLLQDQLSRATKDGLHTGDSEDGGVLDVDQANSDGFWNSVLRSYHPASPESLCRRDSSSPKSTPRDSLNSCPSPETEDTSDLDSHLHSTVGTPSYRLTSQIIGAEDDYFDSDQEQVNGQCSCFQSIEQLKSRPAHLATFLHHVISQFDPAPVLCYLYADLYKQTNSKETRRIFLDFLTFFIDRGANLKVAVPESISSELERRRPELIPEDLHRQYVQTMQDTLLPEVQRILEDFRQKRSMGLTLADGELAHLDMEQVRDSPALERERSCAENILSKIDDVLLTSLATEEEKCTTVQYVILTYMKQLGVRSKEQRNLESKRVRINFLPKIKKISKPEKEGEEKVKKPRFAILGPPRWPSRVDAPSAGRSVDGNKQRPQKQLSQPVIGTCEPVDGVRLRGSQSSEGSDLTQNPAFNAASPCSTLYSPSSDTALRDPDYGGSPSSVVPRHSEGVPTGEGLDGSYPPCDYQPYTLEQLEEERDGDRLLDVGTPKLSRRLEEVLSEDDGGGGVYSDVDPPNWQQLVGREVLAGLTPHEIKRQEVINELFYTERAHVRMLKVLDNVFYQKLSRDNILPPADIKNIFTNLEEIIQLHVTISEQMAAIRKKNESSVVDQIGDDLLSWFSGGEEEKMKRAVGTFCSNQPFALELIKSRQKKDQRFTTFMQEAESNRLCRRLQLKDIIPAEMQRLTKYPLLLENIAKYTDDAEEKDKVRRAADCCRKILNHVNQAVKESENKQRLEDYQRRLDLSSLKQSENPLISEFKNLDLTKRKLIHEGPLNWKLNKDKTVELYTLLLEDILVLLQKQDERLILKCHSKNRAGTVDTQHIFSPVIKLSTVLVRSVATDNRSFFVLSMSDNGAQIYELMAQTVSEQRTWQRQITQRAEVMKAKPRGIIPLPQSSGERESMEAGKPSKGPERVSAGGSDKGRGRTSASLHSCGPASNPEEEEQGQDGGRDESSYLDPELLDGRDAYSLSSSCRAEEALKTLAALKQVLLTQLMAHDDGERLGRPPGGRLLRTTSLRTPVEHSSGRSACRAQDAALGDTGFYEGSEDCAGYLVLEGYGGSRESSTDDDVHVGGMELGLSQSCAADSGISLRFSSASVESTCRLSRQVLTHLRALQANLNHLKEVESRYYSLLRQRQTGLSGDTGESKDKK